The genomic DNA GATGTGAGGTTgaggggtctctccctggagttgatgtgaggttgaggggtctctccctggagttgatgtgaggttgagggtctctccctggagttgatgtgaggttgagggtcctctccctggagttgatgtgaggttgaggggtctctccctggagttgatgtgaggttgaggggtctctcctggagttgatgtgaggttgagggtctctccctggagttgatgtgaggttgaggggtctctccctggagttgatgtgaggttgagggtctctccctggagttgatGTGTGGTTGAGGGGTGTCTCCCTGGAGTTGGGAGGTTGAGGGTCTCTCCCTGTAGTTGATGTGAGGTTGagggtctctccctggagttgtGAGGTTGAGAGGTCTCTCCTGGAGTTGATGTGAGGTTGAGCggtctctccctggagttgatgtgaggttgaggggtctctccctggagttgatGTGAGGTTGAGGGGTGTCTCCCTGGAGTTCATGTGAGGTTGAGGGGTGTCTCCCTGGAGTTGATGTGAGGTTgaggggtctctccctggagttgtTGTGAGGTTGAGGGGTGTCTCCCTGGAGTTGATGTGAGGTTGAGGGGTGTCTCCCTGGAGTTGATGTGAGGTTGAGGGTCTCTCCTGGAGTTGATGTGAGGTCgaggggtctctccctggagttgatgtgaggttgagggtctctccctggagttgatGTGAGGTTGAGGGGTCTCACCCTGGAGTTGCTGTGGGGTCTCTCCCTGGGTTGCTGTGGGGTCTCTCCCGGGGTTGCTGTGGGGTCTCTCCCCGGAGTTGCTGTGGGGTCTCTCCCCGGAGTTGTTGAGGGTCTCCCTGGAGTTGATGAGAGGTTGAGGGGTCTCTCCTGGAGTTGGGAGGTTGAGGGTCTCTCCCTGTAGTTGATGTGAGGTTGAGGGTCTCTCCTGGAGTTGTGAGGTTGAGaggtctctccctggagttgatGTGAGGTTGAGCGGTCTCTCCTGGAGTTGATGTGAGGTTGAGGGGTCTCCCTGGAGTTGATGTGAGGTTGAGGGGTGTCTCCCTGGAGTTGATGTGAGGTTGAGGGGTGTCTCCCTGGAGTTGATGTGAGGTTGAGGTCTCTCCTGGAGTTGTTGTGAGGTTGAGGGTGTCTCCTGGAGTTGATGTGAGGTTGAGGGGTGTCTCCCTGGAGTTGATGTGAGGTTGagggtctctccctggagttgatGTGAGGTTGAGGGTCTCTCCTGGAGTTGATGTGAGGTTGAGGGTCTCTCCTGGAGTTGATGTGAGGTTGagggtctctccctggagttgctgtggggtctctccctggagttgcTGTGGGGTCTCTCCCCGGAGTTGCTGTGGGGTCTCTCCCCGGAGTTGTTGAGGGGTCTCCCTGGAGTTGATGAGAGGTTgaggggtctctccctggagttgtgaggttgaggggtctctccctggagttgttgtgaggttgaggggtctctccctggagttgtTGTGAGGTTGAGGGGTCTCCCCCTGGAGTTGTTGTGAGGTTGAGGGGTCTCTCCCTGAAGTTGATGTGAGGTTGAGGGGTGTCTCCCTGGAGTTGCTGTGGGGTCTCACCCTGGAGTTGTTGTGAGGTTgaggggtctctccctggagttgatgtgaggttgaggggtctctccctggagttgatgtgaggttgaggggtctctccctggagttgtgaggttgaggggtctctccctggagttgtgaggttgaggggtctctccctggagttgtgaggttgaggggtctctccctggagttgtGAGGTTaggggtctctccctggagttgtgaggttgaggggtctctccctggagttgtgaggttgaggggtctctccctggagttgtGAGGTTGAGGGGTCTCTCCTGGAGTTGTGAGGTTGAGGGTCTCTCCTGGAGTTGTGAGGTTGAGGGTCTCTCCTGGAGTTGTGAGGTTgaggggtctctccctggagttgtgaggttgaggggtctctccctggagttgtgaggttgaggggtctctccctggagttgtGAGGTTGACGGGTCTCTCCCTGAAGTTGATGTGAGGTTGAGGGGTGTCTCCCTGGAGTTGCTGTggggtctctccctggagttgttgtgaggttgaggggtctctccctggagttgatgtgaggttgaggggtctctccctggagttgtgaggttgaggggtctctccctggagttgtGAGGTTGACGGGTCTCTCCCTGAAGTTGATGTGAGGTTGAGGGTGTCTCCTGGAGTTGCTGTggggtctctccctggagttgtTGTGAGGTTGAGGGTCTCTCCTGGAGTTGATGTGAGGTTgaggggtctctccctggagttgatGTGAGGTTGAGGGTCTCCCCTGGAGTTGATGTGAGGTTgaggggtctctccctggagttgtGAGGTTGAGGGTCTCTCCTGGAGTTGATGTGAGGTTGAGGGGTGTCTCCCTGGAGTTGCTGTggggtctctccctggagttgatGTGAGATTTGAGGTGTCTCTCCCTGGAGCGCTGTggggtctctccctggagttgtTGAGGGGTCTCCTGGAGTTGATGAGCTGAGGTCTCTCTGGAGTTGCTGCGGAGGTCTCTCCTGGAGTTGTGAGGCTgaggggtctctccctggagttgcTGTGAGGTTGAGGGGTCTCTCCTGGAGTTGCTGTGGAGGCTgaggggtctctccctggagttgttgtgaggttgaggggtctctccctggagttgtTGTGAGGTTGAGGGCTCTCTCCCTGGAGTTGTTGTGAGGTTGAGGGCCCTCCCTGGAGTTGTTGGGAGGTTGAGGGGTCTCTCCTGGAGTTGTTGGGAGGTTGAGGGGTCTCTGGGCTGGAGTTGTTGTGAGGTTGGGGTCTCCCGCTGGAGTTGTTGGGAGGTTGAGGGTCTCCCCCCGGGAGTTGCTGTGAGGTTGAGGTCTCCCCTGGAGTTGTGGGGTTGAGGGATCTCTCCCTGGAGTTGTGAGGTTgaggggtctctccctggagttgatgtgaggttgagggtctctccctggagttgatgtgagattgaggggtctctccctggagttgtGAGGTTGTggggtctctccctggagttgttgtgaggttgaggggtctccctggagttgatgtgaggttgaggggtctctccctggagttgatgtgaggttgagggtctctccctggagttgatgtgaggttgaggggtctccctggagttgatgtgaggttgtggggtctctccctggagttgtGAGGTTGTggggtctctccctggagttgtTGTGAGGTTGAGGGGTCTCTCCTGGAGTTGTTGGGAGGGGGTCTCTgaggggtctctccctggagttgttgagggtctctccctggagttgtTGAGAGGTTGAGGGTCTCCTGGAGTTGTTGAGGGGGTTgaggggtctctccctggagttgtTGAGGGGTTGACtggtctctccctggagttgtTGAGGGGTTgaggggtctctccctggagttgttgaggggtctctccctggagttgtTGAGGGTTCTCTCCCTGGAGTTGTTgaggggtctctccctggagttgtTGAGGGGTCTCTCCCTGTTAAAGGATCTGTGCTTTATATttccactatgaggttggaacaatgctgtgaaattgttagataaagtgctaatgcccttttagtgtaagagctgtttgaaatgtCTGTTTTGGTGGGGTGGAGTTTTGACCtttctggtgacatcaccaggctctAAATtaattaatagaccaataagagagtTCCGAGCTTTTCTGCCAACAACGGCACATTTTCAGTTCTCCACCCAGACCCCTCCCAGACTGTCCTAGCTAAATCCTTGCTTGATGCCAAGAAGGGATTTTAAGTTTCTTTTTGACAGTTTCATTTGAAAACAGTCACAGTAAGGTTCTTAGCTGTTACCCAAATGGATCTTTCAACGTTTCAACATAACATTAGTGTAATGTTGAACCAATGTTGTGTGTCCTGCTTTCCAGTAATGAACTCTTCAGAACTTCCCCTGGATCCTAACCTTCAGACCAGTAACCTGCTCATCACCTTCCTCAAGTACTCCTCCATCGTCATGCAGGACACCAAAGGTTTAAATACAcggctatctctatctctctatctctctctaccactatctctctatctctctctaccactatctctctctatctctctatctctctaccactatctctctatctctctatctctctaccactatctctatctctctatctatctctaccactctctctctaccactctctctctctatcatctctctctatctctctctacctctctacctcttcccatctctctctctctctgtctctcacggcccggccaaaccctctgtctctctctctctctctctctcgttacctCTGCCTCTATCAGGGCTGGCAACCTCATTCCACTGGTTTTTggttagacaaccaggtgaggggagttccttattAATTAGTGAGCTTAATTTAGCAAATCATTAAAAAACATGTATtcaacctttaactaggcaagttagttaagaacaaattcttatttacaatcacaagcccggccaaaccctaacccctaacgatgctgggccaattgacCCCATGtgtctcccaatcacggcccggCCAATTGACCCCATGTGTCTCCCTCAcggcccggccaaaccctaacgacgctgggccaattgaccCCATGtgtctcccaatcacggcctagccaaaccctaacgacgctgggccaattgtgcccatGTGTCTCCCAATGTGTCTCCCAAATCTAACGTCCGGTTGACCCCATGTGTCTCCCAATCCAGGATTCGCCAAAccaacgacgctgggccaattgcccCATGCcaatcagagatgcagccaaaccctaacgacgctgggccaattgggaGGTCTCCTAATCAGAAAAAATAATCAAGTCCAAGCCAATTGAGGAGTCTCccaaaacccacagacactcagTCCTCCGTGGAATGAGTCTCCAACACGtgatctatatctatctatacccCTCTATCACTTCATCAAATACTCCTCCACTGTCAGactcctctatctgtcctctatcactTCATCAAATACTCCTCCACAGTCagactctctctatctgtcctctatcactTCATCAAATACTCCTCCACAGTCagactctctctatctgtcctctatcactTCATCAAATACTCCTCCACAGTCAGACCCTAACTCTATCTGGGCCTCTGACACTTCATCCAATATCCTAGCCCACAgtaaccctaacgacgctgggcctctatctgtctctatcactTCATCAAATACTCCTCCACAGTCAGCCAAactctctatctgtcctctatcactTCATCAAATACTCCTCCACAGTCAGactctctatctgtcctctatcactTCATCAAATCTCCTCCACAGAGATCAGTACTTCCTGGATCTCTGTCCTCTTAGGTCACTTCATCAAATGAAaactccaccactcagtcctcagactctctatctctgtcctctatcacttCATCAAATACTCCTCCACAGTCagactctctatctctgtcctctatcacttCATCAAATACTCCTCCACAGTCagactctctatctctgtcctctatcacttCATCAAATACTCCTCCACAgtcactctctatctctgtcctctatcacttCATCAAATACTCCTCCAcagtcactctctctatctctgtcctctatcacttCATCAAATACTCCTCCACAGTCAGACTCTATCACTTCATCAGATACTCCTCCACAGTCagactctctatctctgtgtatttattctctctatctctatacccTCTATCATGTACTCACTTTCATTCCTTATTTTCTTGTTCAGTACTTCCTCCACAGTTTCttctatctgtcctctatccctttcttctcctcctcagtcACTCCTAttcttctcactctcttcctccctttcttctctatctcttcctccctttcttctctctcttcctccctttcttctcctctcttcctccctttcttcaaatctcttcctccctttctttcctcttctttcctcctcttcctccctttattctcctctcttcctccctttcttctcctctcttccccctttattctcctctcttcccctttacTTCTCAAATACTCTTCCctcaccttctcttctcctctcttccccctttcttctcctctcttccccctttattctcctctcttcagtcctttcttctcctctcttccctttattcttctctctccccctttattctcctctcttcctaccctttcttctcctctcttcccctttattctcctctcttcctccctttcttctcctctcttttctttattcttcttcttccctttattctcctctcttcctccctttcttctcctctcttcctccctttcttctcctctcttcctccctttcttctcctctcttccccctttattctcctctcttcctcccctttcttctcctctctttccccctttcttctcctctcttccccctttcttctcctctcttccccctttcttctcctctcttccccctttattctcctctcttcctccctttcttctcctctcttccccctttattctcctctcttcctccctttcttctcctctcttccccctttcttctcctctcttccccctttcttctcctctcttcccctttattctcctctcttcctcctttcttctcctctcttcctccctttcttctcctctcttcccccctttcttcttctctcttcctccctttcttcttctctcttcctcccttctctcttcctcccttctctcttcctccctttcttctcctctcttcctccctttcttctcctctcttcctccctttcttctcctctcttcccccctttcttcttctctcttcctccctttcttcttctctcttcctcccttctctcttcctcccttctctcttcctccctttcttctcctctcttcctccctttcttctcctctcttcccccctttcttctcctctcttcccacctttcttcttctctcaatCCTCTTCTCAAGATACCAGCTGTCAagttgtcctccctctctctacttcccaaTTCGTGCCACTTTGCCTTTTCATTGAGCTCGTTTTCAGTCCAtatctctccctcaatgtgtatctctctccctcatctgtcCTTTCTCATccttcctgtctcccctctccttatTCCATATGAATAGTGCCAgattcattctgtctctctctctctctctctctctctctctctctctctctctctctctctctgtctctgtctctgtctctgtctctgtctctgtctctgtctctctccctctctttctctctctttctctctgatctctctctctctctctataggaccagtatgatgtctttctctctgtctctctctctctctctctctctctctctctctctctctttctctctctctccagatgaacaCAGACTCAACAGTGCCAGACTCTGTCTCATCATCCTCACCTGTATAACGGAGGTATGTACACCTGTGTGACGGAGGTATGTACACCTGTATAACGGAGGTATGTACACCTGTATAACGGAGGTATGTACACCTGTATAACGGAGGTATGTACACCTGTATAACGGAGGTATGTACACCTGTATAACGGAGGTATGTACACCTGTGTAACGGAGGTATGTACACCTGTATAACGGAGGTATGTACACCTGTATAGGACAGGATGTATGTACACCTGTATAACGGAGGTATGTACACCTGTATAACGGAGGTATGTACACCTGTATGACGGAGGTATGTACACCTGTGTGACGGAGGTATGTACACCTGTGTGACGGAGGTATGTACACCTGTATAACGGAGGTATGTACACCTGTATAACGGAGGTATGTACACCTGTATGACGGAGGTATGTACACCTGTGTGACGGAGGTATGTACACCTGTGTGACGGAGGTATGTACACCTGTATAACGGAGGTATGTacacctgtataggaccaggatgtatgttctctctgtcctataggaccagtatgatgtcacctctgtctttctctctgtcctatagacGGAGTATGATGTCTTTcactctgtcctataggaccagtatgatgtctttctctctgtcctataggaccagtatgatgtctgttctctctgtcctataggaccagtatgatgtcttctctctgtcctataggaccagtatgatgtctttctctctgtcctatagaatcagtatgatgtctttctctctgtcctataggaccagtatgatgtctttctctctgtcctataggaccagtatgatgtctttctctctgtcctataggaccagtatgatgtctttctctctgtcctataggaccagtatgatgtctttctctctgtcctataggaccagatgtctttctctctgtcctatgatgtctgtctctctgtcctataggaccagtatgatgtctttctctctgtcctataggaccagtatgatgtctttctctctgtcctataggaccagtatgatgtctttctctctgtcctataggaccagtatgatgtctttctctctgtcctataggaccagtatgatgtctttctctctgtcctataggaccagtatgatgatgtctttctctctgtcctataggaccagtatgatgtctttctctctgtcctataggaccagtatgatgtctttctctctgtcctataggaccagtatgatgatgtctttctctctgtcctataggaccagtatgatgtctgtctctctgtcctataggaccagtatgatgtctttctctctgtcctataggaccagtatgatgtctttctctctgtcctataggaccagtatgatgtctttctctctgtcctataggaccagtatgatgtctttctctctgtcctataggaccagtatgatgtctttctctctgtcctataggaccagtatgatgtctttctctctgtcctataggaccagtatgatgtctgtctctctgtcctataggaccagtatgatgtctttctctctgtcctataggaccagtatgatgtctttctctctgtcctataggaccagtatgatgtctttctctctgtcctataggaccagtatgatgtctttctctctgtcctataggaccagtatgatgtctttctttgtcctataggaccagtatgtctttctctgtcctataggaccagtatgatgtctttctctctgtcctataggaccagtatgatgtctttctctctgtcctataggaccagtatgatgtctttctctctgtcctataggaccagtatgatgtctttctctctgtcctataggaccagtatgatgtcttctctctgtcctataggaccagtatgatgtcttctctctgtcctataggaccagtatgatgtcttctctctgtcctataggaccagtatgatgtcttttctctgtcctataggaccagtatgatgtcttttctctctgtcctataggaccagtatgattctctctgtcctataggaccagtatgatgtcttctctctgtcctataggaccagtatgatgatgtctttctctctgtcctataggaccagtatgatgtctttctctctgtcctataggaccagtatgatgacCAGtgatttctctctgtcctataggaccagtatgatgatgtcttaggaccagtatgatgatgtcttatctctctgtcctataggaccagtatgatttctctgtctataggaccagtatgatgtcttctctctgtcctataggaccagtatgatgtctctctctctgtcctataggaccagtatgatgtctttctctctgtcctataggaccagtatgatgtctttctctctgtcctataggaccagtatgatgtctttctctctgtcctataggaccagtatgatgtcttctctctgtcctataggaccagtatgatgtcttctctctgtcctataggaccagtatgatgtctttctctctgtcctataggaccagtatgatgtctttctctctgtcctataggaccagtatgatgtctttctctctgtcctataggaccagtatgatgatgtctttctctctgtcctataggaccagtatgatgtctttctctctgtcctataggaccagtatgatgtctttctctctgtcctataggaccagtatgatgtctttctctctgtcctataggaccagtatgatgtctttctctgtctataggaccagtatgatgtcttctctctgtcccaggaccagtatgatgtctttctctctgtcctataggaccagtatgatgtctgtctctctgtcctataggaccagtatgatgtctttctctctgtcctataggaccagtatgatgtctttctctctgtcctataggaccagtatgatgatgtctttctctctgtcctataggaccagtatgatgtctttctctctgtcctataggaccagtatgatgtctttctctctgtcctataggaccagtatgatgtctttctctctgtcctataggaccagtatgatgtctttctctctgtcctataggaccagtatgatgtctttctctctgtcctataggaccagtatgatgtcctttctctctgtcctataggaccagtatgatgtctgtctctctgtcctataggaccagtatgatgtctgtctctctgtcctataggaccagtatgatgtcttctctctgtcctataggaccagtatgatgtctttctctctgtcctataggaccagtatgatgtctttctctctgtcctataggaccagtatgatgtctttctctctgtcctataggaccagtatgatgtctgtctctctgtcctcctataggaccagtatgatgtctttctctctgtcctataggaccagtatgatgtcttctctctgtcctataggaccagtatgatgtctgtctctctgtcctataggaccagtatgatgtctttctctctgtcctataggaccagtatgatgtctttctctctgtcctataggaccagtatgatgtctttctctctgtcctataggaccagtatgatgtctgtctctctgtcctataggaccagtatgatgtctgtctctctgtcctataggaccagtatgatgtctttctctctgtcctataggaccagtatgatgtctttctctctgtcctataggaccagtatgatgtctgtctctctgtcctataggaccagtatgatgtctgtctctctgtcctataggaccagtatgatgtctttctctctgtcctataggaccagtatgatgtctttctctctgtcctataggaccagtatgatgtcttctctctgtcctataggaccagtatgatgtctttctctctgtcctataggaccagtatgatgtcttctctctgtcctataggaccagtatgatgtctttctctctgtcctataggaccagtatgatgtctttctctctgtcctataggaccagtatgatgtctttctctctgtcctataggaccagtatgatgtctgtctctctaggtcctataggaccagtcctatgatgtctgtctctctgtcctataggaccagtatgatgtctttctctctgtcctataggaccagtatgatgtctttctctctgtcctataggaccagtatgatgtctgtctctctgtcctataggaccagtatgatgtctttctctctgtcctataggac from Oncorhynchus gorbuscha isolate QuinsamMale2020 ecotype Even-year unplaced genomic scaffold, OgorEven_v1.0 Un_scaffold_7802, whole genome shotgun sequence includes the following:
- the LOC124029820 gene encoding armadillo-like helical domain-containing protein 3; amino-acid sequence: MNSSELPLDPNLQTSNLLITFLKYSSIVMQDTKDEHRLNSARLCLIILTCITEDQYADAFLHDDNMNFRVNLHRMPMRHRKKAAEKNVPSRPLVCAVL